A stretch of Colletotrichum lupini chromosome 2, complete sequence DNA encodes these proteins:
- a CDS encoding catabolic 3-dehydroquinase, whose product MYVSSPRRRRAPNPIRIRRHANSPLLAGRSPAPWTPDHPVPPTPSTIASPDSADTPTFPVSPPSATVSTCKTLWDTVLERTPDESFSETADRGCGTDQDWGNKSPYPSTEDSPASTYWGVAELERTKDSPGEVTPGASVSPRTVGIPRTPASTPVAGRAGSAIAVGRRGGVSKLRRIMYSPGLPVSPPLRWWKGEGYRPVRGADGEDESESGSGSDGSSPRPQPRLHHGFAEIQTPIEASFHYISSQTMTDLHTRHFSHIGGNSTELLDRLAVSELCKGWPVYRDASEWANYRSLFTKDTYVWTTWSGAQPIDDFIRMSIAGKSAGASIMHRECGTLVELKPDTGRAVGKMKATITQRFKHHDGYEYDVDCDCRFLFFYEKTKEERGDGIERDEEHWKAAYVKLIYEKDKIVPVDGARAPVFADEVLARYPAGYRYLGAAQCTLGYEIDAKLITGEDERACSKMYQSMERWLEGEDGPVGLFET is encoded by the exons ATGTACGTCTCCTccccccgccgccgccgcgcccCAAACCCAATTCGCATCCGCCGCCACGCAAACAGTCCTCTCCTCGCCGGCCGCAGCCCCGCGCCCTGGACGCCAGACCACCCGGTTCCCCCGACCCCTTCGACAATAGCGTCCCCGGACTCCGCCGATACCCCGACGTTTCCCGTGAGCCCTCCATCCGCGACAGTGTCGACATGTAAAACGTTATGGGATACCGTTCTAGAGCGTACTCCCGATGAATCGTTCTCGGAAACAGCGGATCGGGGTTGTGGAACGGATCAGGATTGGGGAAACaagtcgccgtacccctcgACGGAGGACTCGCCGGCATCAACATATTGGGGGGTTGCCGAACTGGAGCGAACGAAAGATAGCCCCGGCGAAGTGACGCCTGGTGCCAGTGTTAGTCCTCGTACTGTGGGCATTCCGAGGACGCCTGCCAGTACACCCGTTGCTGGGCGGGCTGGGTCTGCGATTGCTGTTGGTAGAAGAGGAGGGGTGTCAAAGTTGAGGAGGATTATGTATTCTCCTGGGTTGCCTGTTTCGCCGCCGCTGCGATGGTGGAAGGGTGAGGGATATAGGCCGGTTCGTGGGGCTGATGGGGAggatgagagtgagagtgggAGCGGTAGTGATGGTAGT TCACCCCGACCTCAGCCACGACTTCACCACGGCTTTGCAGAGATTCAGACCCCTATTGAAGCATCATTTCATTACATCAGCTCTCAAACAATGACAGACCTACATACCCGCCATTTCTCCCACATCGGAGGTAACTCCACCGAACTCCTCGACCGTCTCGCCGTTTCTGAGCTCTGCAAAGGCTGGCCTGTCTACCGCGATGCAAGCGAATGGGCCAACTACCGCTCCCTCTTCACCAAGGATACCTACGTTTGGACCA CTTGGAGCGGCGCACAGCCCATTGACGACTTCATTCGCATGTCCATCGCGGGCAAGTCGGCAGGGGCCTCCATCATGCACCGTGAATGCGGCACTCTTGTTGAGCTGAAACCAGATACGGGCCGCGCCGTGGGCAAGATGAAGGCCACCATTACCCAACGCTTCAAGCACCACGACGGCTACGAGTACGACGTCGACTGTGACTGTCGGTTCCTCTTTTTCTATGAGAAGACGAAGGAAGAGAGAGGTGATGGCATCGAGAGGGATGAGGAACACTGGAAAGCTGCGTACGTCAAACTTATATATGAAAAGGACAAGATTGTACCCGTGGATGGGGCCAGGGCACCAGTCTTCGCGGACGAGGTGCTGGCTAGGTATCCTGCGGGATACAGATACCTCGGAGCTGCGCAGTGTACTTTGGGGTACGAGATTGATGCCAAGCTTATCACGGGAGAGGACGAGAGGGCTTGCAGCAAGATGTACCAGAGTATGGAGAGGTGGTTGGAGGGGGAAGATGGTCCGGTTGGCCTTTTCGAGACTTGA